From a region of the Mytilus galloprovincialis chromosome 3, xbMytGall1.hap1.1, whole genome shotgun sequence genome:
- the LOC143067335 gene encoding monocarboxylate transporter 13-like: MNKYLEKLTNVTACCHWGLVIVGAYFVLTFLSVGSTCAMGIYYIYIMDKFKVNLTSATVIGALNTAVGHSGAIIAMPFVEKFGERPVMILGGVLNLIGYSVSTFVTSFPVLYATMGIIPGLGISFSRVSIVIAVNRYFQKAKMLSVSFGVVGASVGMLSFPLLIRFLAELYGLNGALLIHAGLCFNIVACGATIFPSKRRQFNKEKSDEDKPLTCGNKETVGFSFCLQPPFIAYMFTNFLFMAALYIPTTQIPKHAVSIGISVNDISLAIAVSGIGNMFGRISFGVLSHRYESHVVKLWIICLTCSGLIMLMVPFSTKVEEFTIFMIIYGYFEGASSVGWNISLFNLINLKYYERGISIAYFVAGIGLAVGSPFTAFLSEEFSSNGISYYIGCGMFVLGAFIMIPFASISAKTDNVLPQPKIQNESNSTVYGSC, from the exons ATGAACAAGTATTTGGAGAAATTGACCAATGTAACAGCATGTTGTCATTGGGGATTAGTTATAGTTGGTGCCTATTTTGTACTTACTTTTCTGTCAGTGGGATCAACATGTGCGATGGGAAtatattatatctatataatgGACAAGTTTAAAGTTAACCTAACATCAGCAACAGTTATAGGAGCGTTGAATACGGCAGTAGGACATTCAGGGG CCATCATTGCAATGCCCTTTGTTGAAAAGTTTGGAGAGCGACCTGTTATGATCCTTGGAGGAGTTTTAAATCTAATTGGGTACAGTGTGTCTACATTTGTGACGTCATTTCCTGTATTATATGCAACAATGGGTATTATACCAG GTCTTGGAATATCCTTTTCAAGGGTCAGTATAGTAATTGCAGTTAACAGATATTTCCAAAAAGCTAAAATGCTTTCCGTATCATTTGGAGTAGTTGGCGCCTCCGTTGGTATGCTATCGTTTCCACTTTTAATTAGGTTCCTTGCAGAACTATATGGATTGAACGGTGCATTACTTATTCATGCTGGTTTGTGTTTCAATATAGTAGCATGTGGGGCAACAATATTTCCATCTAAACGGAGGCAATTTAACAAAGAAAAGAGT GATGAAGACAAACCGTTAACATGTGGTAATAAAGAGACTGTAGGTTTTTCATTTTGTTTGCAACCACCTTTTATAGCTTACATGTTTACAAACTTTCTCTTCATGGCTGCATTGTATATTCCAACCACGCAGATTCCAAAACATGCTGTGTCAATTGGAATAAGTGTCAATGATATTTCACTTGCAATAGCAGTTAGTGGAATTGGAAATATGTTTGGCCGAATATCTTTTGGCGTACTGTCACATCGTTATGAGAGCCATGTGGTAAAGTTATGGATAATCTGTTTGACTTGCAGTGGGCTAATAATGTTAATGGTACCGTTTTCAACAAAAGTGGAAGAGTTTACGATCTTCATGATTATATATGGATATTTTGAAG GAGCATCTAGTGTTGGCTGGAATATTAGTCTGTTCAACTTGATCAACCTTAAGTACTACGAAAGAGGAATTAGCATAGCTTACTTTGTAGCTGGAATTGGACTGGCAGTAGGAAGTccttttacag CGTTCCTGAGCGAGGAGTTCAGTTCAAATGGGATATCATACTATATCGGATGTGGAATGTTTGTTTTAGGTGCCTTCATCATGATTCCATTTGCGTCAATATCAGCCAAAACAGATAACGTGTTGCCACAGCCTAAAATACAAAATGAATCTAACTCAACTGTATATGGTTCATGTTGA
- the LOC143067338 gene encoding uncharacterized protein LOC143067338, whose product MKDFGTVLAFLIFFKSVFMPTGAQYVRTLLAISNGTRIGLFNLWHLSNVSCGTVNDDFIRSDIIDRFRLDISCPYLLYLKMNTADGTLKKMTKYWTNVTLEKTLEGGSIYETPGSFPSPHVSSVHTADGFEYKLADPTGRYLYFGILKPSNNTEVVYYTNDTGYDLTNGLPLTTDIVMVEIIASFWNESCNEVTMESPVDVATCNEPPTVTSSLSYIEAVYNDNITLQCTVNSAIPIIESFWNTVTQGQIDVDISSTMDMTYESVTFAYTGLYRCCVANKLHVKQCDQILVNVTGGFPQVTTTSLSTTLNTSESVTFDCSVTASPSVTDFHWRKRVSGVDSVISTTDSRFTISGLSAPSLTITNLQEGDAGEYFCVASNAIGEGTSTGITLTVISQNTDLCPCSCEYRSKVDYWASHNVTNMTYDEIVVWLQPKIKELEKTLTVDKSNLSSLINKRISMKDDRPSARSIGYIGIVILSVVFVLILFIDVSSITRHTQNIKRLWGVKK is encoded by the exons CCCAGTATGTTAGAACACTACTAGCCATCTCCAACGGAACACGAATTGGATTATTCAACCTATGGCATTTGTCAAATGTTTCTTGTGGAACTGTAAATGATGATTTTATCCGCAGTGATATCATTGATAGATTTCGACTAGATATCAGCTGCCCTTATCtg ttatatttgaaaatgaacacAGCAGATGGAACATTgaagaaaatgacaaaatattggACAAATGTAACATTGGAGAAGACTTTAGAAGGTGGTTCCATATACGAAACACCAGGATCCTTTCCATCTCCGCATGTATCATCAGTTCA CACTGCGGATGGTTTTGAATATAAATTAGCCGATCCTACTGGCAGATACTTGTATTTTGGTATTTTAAAACCTTCAAACAATACTGAAGTGGTATATTATACCAATGATACAGGTTACGACCTAACAA ATGGGTTGCCACTGACTACGGACATTGTAATGGTGGAAATAATAGCCTCGTTTTGGA ATGAAAGTTGTAATGAGGTAACTATGGAATCACCAGTAGATGTCGCCACCTGTAACG AACCACCTACAGTCACTTCCAGTTTATCTTATATTGAAGCCGTATACAATGATAACATCACTTTACAGTGTACCGTTAACAGTGCTATTCCAATTATTGAATCATTCTGGAACACTGTAACACAAGGTCAGATTGATGTTGATATAAGTAGTACCATGGATATGACTTATGAAAGTGTAACATTTGCGTATACAGGACTATACCGATGTTGTGTTGCCAACAAGCTTCATGTCAAACAATGCGATCAAATACTGGTAAACGTGACAGGAG GCTTTCCTCAAGTGACCACGACTTCATTATCAACAACTCTGAATACAAGTGAGTCAGTTACCTTCGATTGTTCTGTCACAGCTTCGCCTAGTGTAACCGACTTTCATTGGAGGAAACGAGTAAGCGGAGTAGATTCAGTAATTTCAACAACAGACAGTAGATTTACTATTTCGGGATTGTCAGCACCTTCCTTGACTATCACAAATCTACAAGAAGGTGATGCTGGAGAATATTTTTGTGTTGCGTCCAATGCAATTGGAGAAGGTACAAGTACAGGGATAACATTAACTGTTATTTCACAAAATACAG ATTTATGTCCATGTTCGTGTGAATACCGATCCAAAGTAGATTACTGGGCATCACACAATGTTACCAATATGACATACGATGAAATAGTTGTCTGGTTGCAGCCAAAAATCAAAGAACTAGAGAAGACTCTGACAGTTGATAAATCTAACCTATCATCTCTAATTAACAAACGAATAAGTATGAAAGACGATCGACCATCAGCTAGAAGTATCGGATATATCGGGATTGTTATATtgtctgttgtttttgttttgatattgttTATCGATGTGTCATCGATCACAAGACACACGCAAAACATTAAACGATTGTGGGGAGTAAAAAAGTGA